A window of Pantoea agglomerans contains these coding sequences:
- a CDS encoding DUF4156 domain-containing protein produces MRINLLLGLAVSTLLLAGCSSSHQLSAGGERVTFTDQQPGSECQLLGNVTGSQSNWLSGSGGEGSSLRGAANDLRNRAAEMGGNVIYGATSPTQNLWSAFAPLDSKMNGQVYKCPAKA; encoded by the coding sequence ATGCGGATTAACCTCTTGCTCGGACTGGCAGTCAGTACCTTGTTGCTGGCGGGATGCAGCAGCTCTCACCAGCTGAGCGCTGGCGGCGAACGTGTCACCTTCACCGATCAACAACCGGGCAGCGAATGTCAGCTGCTGGGTAATGTCACCGGTTCACAGAGTAACTGGCTGAGCGGTTCCGGCGGCGAGGGCAGCTCGCTGCGCGGCGCAGCTAACGATCTGCGCAACCGCGCAGCGGAAATGGGCGGCAATGTGATTTACGGCGCCACCAGCCCGACGCAAAACCTGTGGTCCGCTTTCGCGCCTCTGGACAGCAAAATGAACGGGCAGGTCTACAAGTGCCCGGCGAAAGCCTGA
- the groL gene encoding chaperonin GroEL (60 kDa chaperone family; promotes refolding of misfolded polypeptides especially under stressful conditions; forms two stacked rings of heptamers to form a barrel-shaped 14mer; ends can be capped by GroES; misfolded proteins enter the barrel where they are refolded when GroES binds), translated as MAAKDVKFGNDARVKMLRGVNVLADAVKVTLGPKGRNVVLDKSFGAPTITKDGVSVAREIELEDKFENMGAQMVKEVASKANDAAGDGTTTATVLAQSIITEGLKAVAAGMNPMDLKRGIDQAVVAAVEQLKALSVPCSDSKAIAQVGTISANSDESVGTLIAQAMEKVGKEGVITVEEGTGLQDELDVVEGMQFDRGYLSPYFINKPETGAVELESPFILLADKKISNIREMLPVLEAVAKAGKPLLIVAEDVEGEALATLVVNTMRGIVKVAAVKAPGFGDRRKAMLQDIAILTGGTVISEEIGMELEKAALEDLGQAKRVVINKDTTTIIDGVGEEATIQGRVTQIRQQIEEATSDYDKEKLQERVAKLAGGVAVLKVGAATEVEMKEKKARVEDALHATRAAVEEGVVAGGGVALVRVAAQLADLRGQNEDQNVGIKVALRAMEAPLRQIVSNAGEEPSVVANNVKAGDGNYGYNAQTEEYGNMIDFGILDPTKVTRSALQYAASVAGLMITTECMVTDLPKSDAPDLGAGAGGMGGMGGMGGMM; from the coding sequence ATGGCAGCTAAAGACGTAAAATTCGGTAATGACGCTCGCGTAAAAATGCTGCGCGGCGTGAACGTACTGGCAGATGCAGTAAAAGTTACCCTGGGCCCGAAAGGCCGTAACGTGGTTCTGGATAAATCTTTTGGTGCACCGACCATCACGAAAGATGGCGTGTCCGTAGCGCGTGAGATCGAACTGGAAGACAAGTTCGAAAACATGGGCGCGCAGATGGTGAAAGAAGTTGCCTCTAAAGCGAACGACGCAGCAGGCGACGGTACCACCACCGCAACCGTACTGGCGCAGTCAATCATCACCGAGGGCCTGAAAGCTGTGGCTGCGGGTATGAACCCGATGGATCTGAAGCGCGGTATCGACCAGGCCGTTGTTGCAGCGGTTGAGCAGCTGAAAGCGCTCTCTGTTCCTTGCTCAGACTCTAAAGCTATCGCTCAGGTCGGCACCATTTCCGCTAACTCCGATGAGAGCGTCGGCACCCTGATCGCCCAGGCGATGGAAAAAGTGGGTAAAGAAGGCGTTATCACCGTTGAAGAAGGCACCGGTCTGCAGGACGAGCTGGACGTGGTTGAAGGTATGCAGTTCGATCGCGGCTACCTCTCTCCGTACTTCATCAACAAGCCGGAAACGGGCGCAGTTGAGCTGGAATCACCGTTCATCCTGCTGGCTGACAAAAAAATCTCCAACATCCGCGAAATGCTGCCGGTGCTGGAAGCCGTTGCTAAAGCAGGCAAACCGCTGCTGATCGTTGCTGAAGACGTTGAAGGCGAAGCGCTGGCAACGCTGGTGGTCAACACCATGCGCGGCATCGTGAAAGTTGCTGCGGTGAAAGCGCCGGGCTTCGGCGACCGTCGTAAAGCGATGCTGCAGGATATCGCTATCCTGACCGGCGGTACCGTTATCTCTGAAGAGATCGGTATGGAGCTGGAAAAAGCGGCGCTGGAAGATCTGGGCCAGGCAAAACGCGTGGTTATCAACAAAGACACCACCACCATCATCGATGGCGTGGGTGAAGAGGCGACGATTCAGGGCCGTGTAACCCAGATTCGTCAGCAGATCGAAGAAGCAACCTCTGACTACGACAAAGAAAAACTGCAGGAGCGTGTAGCGAAACTGGCAGGCGGCGTGGCCGTTCTGAAAGTAGGCGCAGCAACTGAAGTTGAAATGAAAGAGAAGAAAGCCCGCGTTGAAGATGCCCTGCACGCAACCCGTGCTGCGGTAGAGGAAGGCGTGGTAGCGGGTGGCGGCGTGGCGCTGGTTCGCGTTGCAGCACAGCTGGCCGATCTGCGTGGTCAGAACGAAGATCAGAACGTCGGTATCAAAGTTGCGCTGCGCGCAATGGAAGCACCGCTGCGTCAGATCGTCTCTAACGCCGGCGAAGAGCCGTCTGTTGTCGCTAACAACGTGAAAGCGGGCGACGGTAACTACGGTTACAACGCGCAGACTGAAGAGTACGGCAACATGATCGACTTCGGTATCCTGGACCCAACCAAAGTGACCCGTTCTGCCCTGCAGTACGCGGCCTCTGTTGCTGGTCTGATGATCACTACCGAATGCATGGTGACCGACCTGCCGAAAAGCGACGCGCCTGACTTAGGTGCTGGCGCTGGCGGCATGGGTGGCATGGGCGGTATGGGCGGCATGATGTAA
- a CDS encoding co-chaperone GroES, with the protein MKIRPLHDRVIVKRKEVEAKSAGGIVLTGSAAGKSTRGEVLAVGNGRILENGEVKPLDVKVGDLVIFSEGYGAKTEKIDNEEVLIISESDILAIVEA; encoded by the coding sequence ATGAAAATTCGTCCGTTGCACGATCGCGTTATCGTCAAGCGTAAAGAAGTTGAAGCTAAATCTGCTGGCGGCATCGTTCTGACCGGCTCTGCAGCAGGCAAATCAACCCGTGGCGAAGTACTGGCCGTGGGCAATGGTCGCATCCTGGAAAATGGTGAAGTGAAGCCGCTGGACGTTAAAGTTGGCGATCTGGTGATCTTTAGCGAAGGCTACGGCGCGAAAACTGAAAAGATCGACAACGAAGAAGTGCTGATCATCTCTGAAAGCGACATTCTGGCGATTGTTGAAGCGTAA
- a CDS encoding FxsA family protein has product MRWLPLIIIFALAWIEITLFIQVAHALGVLLTMLLVIFTSAIGVSLVKNQGMKNFMLMQEKLARNESPAEEMIKSVSLIIAGFLLLLPGFFTDFLGLLLLLPPVQKHLTLKLMPHLRVWRGPGAGPDSGFTVDGEYERKDSDRIGHDDRHDR; this is encoded by the coding sequence GTGCGCTGGTTACCGTTAATCATTATTTTTGCGCTCGCCTGGATTGAGATCACCCTGTTTATTCAGGTGGCTCACGCGCTGGGCGTGTTGCTGACCATGCTGCTGGTGATTTTCACCTCGGCAATCGGCGTGTCGCTGGTGAAAAACCAGGGCATGAAAAACTTTATGCTGATGCAGGAGAAGCTGGCGCGCAACGAGAGCCCGGCCGAAGAGATGATTAAAAGCGTGTCGCTGATCATCGCGGGTTTCCTGCTGCTGCTGCCTGGCTTCTTTACCGACTTCCTCGGCCTGCTGCTGCTGTTGCCGCCGGTGCAAAAGCATCTGACCCTGAAGCTGATGCCCCACCTGCGCGTCTGGCGCGGCCCTGGCGCCGGCCCGGACAGCGGATTCACCGTGGATGGTGAGTATGAGCGCAAGGACAGCGACCGCATCGGCCATGACGATCGCCACGATCGCTAA
- the aspA gene encoding aspartate ammonia-lyase — protein MANNIRIEEDLLGMREVPADAYYGVHTLRAIENFRISNSKISDIPEFVRGMVMVKKAAALANKELQTIPRNIANTIIQACDEVLNNGRCMDQFPVDVYQGGAGTSVNMNTNEVLANIGLELMGHQKGEYQFLNPNDHVNKCQSTNDAYPTGFRIAVYSSILKLLDAIKELGEGFERKAAEFETILKMGRTQLQDAVPMTLGQEFRAFHVLLNEETRSILRTAELLLEVNLGATAIGTRLNTPDGYQQLAVQRLAEVSNLPVVPAEDLIEATSDCGAYVMVHSSLKRLAVKLSKICNDLRLLSSGPRAGLNEINLPELQAGSSIMPAKVNPVVPEVVNQVCFKVIGNDTTLTMAAEAGQLQLNVMEPVIGQALFESISILTNACYNLLEKCVNGITANKAVCEAYVFNSIGIVTYLNPYIGHHNGDIVGKICAETGKSVREVVLERGLLTESELDDIFSVQNLMYPVYKARRYTDENEQ, from the coding sequence ATGGCGAACAACATTCGTATCGAAGAAGACCTGCTAGGCATGCGTGAAGTCCCCGCGGATGCCTACTACGGCGTTCATACTCTGCGTGCGATTGAAAATTTCCGTATCAGCAACAGTAAAATCAGCGACATCCCTGAATTTGTACGCGGCATGGTGATGGTGAAAAAAGCCGCCGCGCTCGCCAATAAAGAGCTGCAAACCATTCCGCGCAATATCGCCAACACCATTATTCAGGCCTGCGACGAGGTGCTGAATAACGGCAGATGCATGGATCAGTTTCCGGTCGACGTCTATCAGGGCGGCGCGGGCACCTCGGTCAATATGAACACCAACGAAGTGCTGGCCAATATCGGGCTGGAACTGATGGGCCACCAGAAAGGCGAATATCAGTTCCTTAACCCCAACGATCACGTCAATAAATGCCAGTCCACCAACGACGCCTATCCCACCGGCTTCCGTATCGCGGTCTACAGCTCGATTCTCAAGCTGCTGGACGCGATCAAAGAGCTGGGCGAAGGTTTTGAGCGCAAGGCGGCGGAGTTCGAAACCATTCTCAAGATGGGCCGCACCCAGCTGCAGGACGCGGTGCCGATGACGCTCGGCCAGGAGTTCCGCGCTTTCCACGTGCTGCTGAACGAAGAGACGCGCAGCATTCTGCGCACCGCCGAGCTGCTGCTGGAGGTGAACCTGGGTGCCACGGCGATCGGCACGCGCCTCAACACGCCGGACGGCTATCAGCAGCTGGCGGTGCAGCGTCTCGCCGAGGTGAGCAACCTGCCGGTGGTGCCAGCGGAAGATCTGATCGAAGCGACCTCCGACTGCGGTGCTTACGTGATGGTGCACTCGTCGCTGAAGCGCCTGGCGGTGAAGCTGTCGAAGATCTGCAACGACCTGCGCCTGCTCTCTTCCGGCCCGCGCGCAGGCCTGAACGAGATCAACCTGCCGGAACTGCAGGCGGGCTCCTCGATTATGCCCGCCAAGGTCAATCCGGTGGTGCCGGAAGTGGTGAACCAGGTCTGCTTCAAGGTGATTGGCAACGACACCACCTTAACCATGGCGGCGGAAGCGGGCCAGCTGCAGCTCAACGTTATGGAGCCGGTTATTGGCCAGGCGCTGTTCGAGTCGATCAGCATTCTCACCAACGCCTGCTACAACCTGCTGGAGAAATGCGTTAACGGTATTACCGCTAACAAAGCGGTGTGCGAAGCCTACGTCTTTAACTCCATCGGCATCGTGACCTACCTCAACCCGTACATTGGCCATCACAACGGCGATATCGTCGGCAAGATCTGCGCGGAAACCGGTAAAAGCGTGCGCGAAGTGGTGCTGGAGCGCGGCCTGCTGACCGAAAGCGAGCTGGATGACATCTTCTCGGTGCAGAACCTGATGTACCCGGTCTACAAGGCGCGTCGCTACACTGACGAAAACGAACAGTAG
- a CDS encoding anaerobic C4-dicarboxylate transporter, which produces MIVVELAIVLLAIWLGARLGGIGIGFAGGLGVLALTLLCGLKPGAIPFDVIEIIMAVIAAIAAMQVAGGMDYLVSLAERLLRRHPRYVTLLAPLVTYTMTLLAGTGHTAFSTLPVIAEVAKEQGVRPSRPLSIAVVASQIAITASPLSAAVVFFASLLEPRGVGYIALLAIAIPSTMIGLFLAALVTNFLGKELHEDEVYQARLARGEVKLRGASRYEEKPGARRSVLLFLVGIVAVVLYATAISDGVGLIANPPLPRNEAIVVLMLTIATLISLSCKIDTSAILSASTFKSGMSACVCVMGVAWLGDTFVKAHIGEIQQLAGDLLQQAPWLLAVALFFASMLLYSQAATAKALMPAALLLGVSPHTAIASFAAVSALFVLPTYPTLLAAVEMDDTGSTRIGKYVFNHAFIVPGVLAIALSVLFGFLIGGLVL; this is translated from the coding sequence ATGATCGTCGTTGAATTAGCGATCGTCCTGCTGGCGATCTGGTTAGGCGCGCGTCTGGGCGGTATCGGGATCGGATTCGCCGGCGGGCTGGGCGTGCTGGCGCTGACGCTGCTCTGCGGGCTGAAGCCCGGCGCTATCCCCTTTGACGTGATTGAGATCATTATGGCGGTCATCGCCGCTATCGCCGCGATGCAGGTCGCGGGCGGCATGGATTATCTGGTTAGCCTGGCGGAACGGCTGCTGCGCCGCCATCCGCGCTACGTCACGCTGCTGGCGCCGCTGGTGACTTATACAATGACGCTGCTGGCGGGCACCGGCCATACCGCCTTCTCGACGCTGCCGGTGATAGCCGAAGTGGCGAAAGAGCAAGGCGTGCGCCCGTCGCGTCCACTCTCCATCGCCGTGGTCGCCTCGCAGATCGCCATCACCGCCTCGCCGCTCTCCGCCGCGGTGGTGTTCTTCGCCTCGCTGCTGGAGCCGCGCGGCGTCGGCTATATCGCCCTGCTGGCGATCGCCATCCCCTCAACGATGATCGGCCTGTTTCTCGCCGCGCTGGTCACCAACTTCCTCGGCAAAGAGCTGCACGAAGATGAGGTTTATCAGGCGCGCCTGGCCAGAGGCGAAGTCAAGCTGCGCGGGGCGAGCCGCTATGAAGAGAAGCCCGGTGCCAGACGGTCGGTGCTGCTGTTTCTGGTCGGCATCGTCGCGGTAGTGCTCTACGCCACCGCTATCAGCGACGGCGTAGGCCTGATTGCCAATCCGCCGCTGCCGCGCAACGAGGCGATCGTGGTCCTTATGCTGACCATCGCTACCCTGATCTCGCTGAGCTGCAAAATCGACACCAGCGCTATTCTCAGCGCCAGCACCTTTAAGTCGGGCATGAGCGCCTGCGTCTGCGTAATGGGCGTCGCCTGGCTCGGCGATACTTTTGTCAAAGCGCATATTGGCGAGATCCAGCAGCTGGCGGGTGATTTGCTGCAGCAGGCGCCCTGGCTGCTGGCGGTGGCGCTGTTTTTCGCCTCCATGCTGCTCTATTCGCAGGCGGCCACCGCCAAGGCGCTTATGCCCGCCGCGCTGCTGCTGGGGGTGTCGCCGCATACCGCCATCGCCTCCTTTGCCGCCGTTTCTGCGCTGTTCGTGCTGCCGACCTATCCGACGCTGCTGGCCGCCGTCGAAATGGACGACACCGGCTCGACGCGCATCGGCAAATATGTGTTTAACCACGCCTTTATCGTGCCGGGCGTGCTGGCGATTGCGCTGTCGGTGCTGTTCGGCTTTTTAATCGGCGGCCTGGTGCTGTAG
- the cutA gene encoding divalent cation tolerance protein CutA: MNAVVILCTAPDEACARRLAAQALEAKLAACVTLLPGATSLYVWQGKLEQASEVQLLLKSSTTHQQALMDLLKREHPFEVPELLALPVQHGDSEYLSWLHASLV, encoded by the coding sequence ATGAACGCCGTTGTGATTCTTTGTACCGCGCCGGATGAAGCCTGCGCGCGAAGGCTCGCCGCTCAGGCGCTGGAGGCGAAGCTTGCCGCCTGCGTTACGCTGCTGCCCGGCGCCACTTCGCTTTACGTCTGGCAGGGCAAGCTGGAGCAGGCCAGCGAAGTCCAGCTGCTGTTAAAAAGCAGTACCACGCACCAGCAGGCGCTAATGGATCTGCTTAAGCGCGAACACCCCTTTGAAGTGCCTGAACTGCTGGCGCTACCGGTTCAACATGGAGACAGTGAATACTTGTCATGGCTGCACGCATCTCTTGTCTGA
- a CDS encoding protein-disulfide reductase DsbD — translation MAARISCLIAFALALFIALPAQASIFSPNASSRFVPVDQAFAFDFSQQGQQLTLSWKVKEGYYLYRQQIHVSAQQAQIAPVELPPGQSHEDEFYGKSEIYPQDLSVPVQLRQAASGASLRVTYQGCAAAGFCYPPETRTIPLTAVAADATPPAVSVQPASAAPLPFSPLWALLIGIGVAFTPCVLPMYPLIAGIILGGQRSGSLLRLFSLALIYVLGMALTYTLLGVVVAAAGLRFQAALQHPYVLIGLSLIFTLLALSMFGLFQLQLPASVQTRLTLWSNRQQGGSLPGVFLMGALAGLICSPCTTAPLSAILLYIAQSGNLWTGAGTLWLYAMGMGLPLILVTMFGNRLLPKSGPWMQTVKQGFGFVILALPVFLLERVLGDTWGVRLWSALGVAGFAWAFCHSLRGQGGKWRLVQIVMLAAALVSARPLQEWVWDAPAASPTAAPLPFKHIASAPQLDTALQQANGRVTMVDLYADWCVACKEFEKYTFSEPGVREALGRYQLLQANVTANNATDNALLQHLQVLGLPTILFFDAQGREIPGSRVTGFLNAEDFRTHLQNRAR, via the coding sequence ATGGCTGCACGCATCTCTTGTCTGATCGCCTTTGCGCTGGCGCTGTTTATCGCGCTGCCGGCGCAGGCCTCTATTTTCTCTCCAAACGCCAGCAGCCGCTTTGTCCCCGTGGACCAGGCGTTTGCTTTCGATTTCAGCCAGCAGGGCCAGCAGCTGACGCTCAGCTGGAAGGTAAAAGAGGGCTACTACCTTTACCGTCAGCAGATTCATGTCAGCGCGCAGCAGGCGCAGATCGCGCCGGTGGAGCTGCCTCCAGGCCAGTCGCATGAAGATGAGTTTTACGGCAAAAGCGAAATCTACCCGCAGGATCTCAGCGTACCGGTGCAGCTACGCCAGGCCGCCAGCGGCGCCAGCCTCAGGGTGACCTATCAGGGCTGCGCGGCGGCGGGCTTCTGCTATCCGCCCGAGACGCGCACCATCCCGCTAACCGCGGTGGCCGCCGACGCGACGCCGCCAGCGGTCAGCGTCCAGCCCGCGTCGGCCGCGCCGCTGCCCTTCTCGCCGCTCTGGGCGCTGCTGATCGGCATCGGCGTCGCCTTTACCCCCTGCGTGTTGCCGATGTATCCGCTGATCGCCGGAATTATTCTCGGCGGCCAGCGCAGTGGCTCCTTGCTGCGGCTGTTTAGCCTGGCGCTAATCTACGTGCTGGGCATGGCGCTGACCTATACGCTGCTGGGCGTGGTGGTTGCGGCGGCGGGCCTGCGCTTTCAGGCAGCGCTGCAGCATCCTTATGTGCTAATCGGTTTATCGCTGATTTTCACCCTGCTGGCGCTGTCGATGTTCGGCCTGTTCCAGCTGCAGCTGCCCGCCAGCGTTCAGACGCGCCTTACCCTGTGGAGCAACCGCCAGCAGGGCGGCTCGCTGCCGGGGGTGTTCCTGATGGGCGCGCTGGCGGGCCTGATCTGCTCGCCCTGCACCACCGCGCCGCTTAGCGCTATTCTGCTCTATATCGCCCAGAGCGGTAATCTCTGGACCGGCGCGGGCACGCTGTGGCTCTACGCGATGGGCATGGGCCTGCCGTTGATCCTGGTTACGATGTTCGGCAACCGCCTGCTGCCGAAAAGTGGTCCCTGGATGCAGACGGTTAAGCAAGGTTTCGGCTTCGTCATCCTGGCGCTGCCGGTATTTTTGCTGGAACGCGTGCTGGGTGATACGTGGGGCGTGCGGCTCTGGAGCGCGCTGGGCGTCGCCGGTTTCGCCTGGGCCTTTTGCCACAGCCTGCGCGGCCAGGGCGGCAAATGGCGGCTGGTGCAGATAGTGATGCTGGCGGCGGCGCTCGTCAGTGCCCGTCCCTTGCAGGAGTGGGTCTGGGATGCACCGGCCGCATCGCCGACGGCGGCGCCGCTGCCCTTTAAACATATTGCCTCTGCGCCGCAGCTCGACACGGCGCTGCAACAGGCCAACGGCCGCGTCACCATGGTCGATCTCTACGCCGACTGGTGCGTGGCGTGCAAAGAGTTTGAAAAATATACCTTCAGCGAGCCGGGCGTGCGTGAGGCGCTGGGCCGCTACCAGCTGTTGCAGGCAAACGTCACCGCGAATAACGCCACGGATAACGCCCTGTTGCAGCATCTTCAGGTGCTTGGCCTGCCGACCATCCTGTTTTTCGATGCGCAGGGCCGTGAGATCCCCGGCTCGCGCGTGACGGGCTTTCTCAACGCGGAGGATTTCCGCACACATTTGCAGAATCGGGCGCGTTGA
- the dicD gene encoding division control transcriptional repressor DicD yields MQREQILEHALNALEKHGLAATTSLLPQLAASSEVTLPQLEALWRDSDALLYDALRYHGQQIDSWRRQVLLSELDGEQKLLARYHVLSEQVQKGRFPGCLFIAACSFYPQPDQPVHQIAEQQKQASWHFTHAILVELGLDNPTMVADQLELILEGCLSRLLVKRNVQDVATAKRLAEDVLRIALCRANGALA; encoded by the coding sequence TTGCAGCGTGAACAGATACTCGAGCATGCGTTAAATGCGCTCGAAAAACATGGACTGGCGGCGACGACGTCATTATTACCGCAGCTGGCGGCCAGCAGCGAAGTGACGCTGCCGCAGCTGGAAGCGCTCTGGCGCGACAGCGACGCCCTGCTCTACGATGCGCTGCGCTATCACGGGCAGCAGATCGACAGCTGGCGGCGTCAGGTATTGCTCAGCGAGCTGGACGGCGAGCAGAAGCTGCTGGCGCGCTATCATGTGCTGAGTGAGCAGGTGCAGAAAGGCCGCTTTCCCGGCTGCCTGTTTATTGCCGCCTGTAGCTTTTATCCGCAGCCGGATCAGCCGGTACACCAGATTGCCGAGCAGCAGAAACAGGCTTCCTGGCATTTCACCCACGCCATTCTGGTAGAGCTGGGGCTGGATAATCCGACGATGGTGGCGGACCAGCTTGAGCTGATCCTGGAAGGCTGCCTCAGCAGGCTGCTGGTGAAGCGCAATGTGCAGGACGTGGCGACAGCCAAACGCCTGGCAGAAGATGTGCTGCGCATCGCGCTGTGCCGGGCTAACGGCGCTCTGGCCTAG
- the argE gene encoding acetylornithine deacetylase — protein sequence MNSALRETLSALLAFDTTSRESNLALIGFIRDVLARRGVTAELFYDESGAKANLYARLGPAGDGGVLLSGHTDVVPVDGQRWTVPPFALTERDGRCYGRGSADMKGFIACVLASLDRFLAQPLRMPLHLAFSCDEEVGCLGVRSLVAHLSASPEKPALCIIGEPTAMRPVYGHKGKVAMRCQVRGRACHSAYAPEGVNAIEQAAQLIGHIASVSESLRQTQDARFNPPFSTLQVGTIQGGAALNIVPQDCQFDFELRTLPAADVDGVLENIAAFARDQLLPAMRERAPESEIAFQPLGAYPGLLTDPQSDFARWLAQWSGSDTFSTVAFGTEGGLFDEIGIATLVCGPGSMAQGHQADEFVAVEQLERCMKMLGNLCDWMRAG from the coding sequence ATGAATAGCGCGCTGCGCGAGACGCTGTCGGCGCTGCTCGCCTTCGATACCACCAGCCGTGAATCGAACCTGGCGCTGATCGGCTTTATCCGCGACGTCCTTGCCCGGCGCGGCGTTACGGCTGAGCTTTTTTATGACGAGAGCGGCGCTAAAGCCAACCTCTATGCGCGGCTGGGGCCGGCGGGCGACGGCGGGGTGCTGCTGTCGGGCCATACCGACGTGGTGCCGGTCGACGGACAGCGCTGGACGGTACCGCCTTTTGCGCTGACCGAGCGCGACGGGCGCTGCTATGGCCGCGGCAGCGCCGATATGAAAGGGTTTATCGCCTGCGTGCTGGCGTCGCTGGATCGCTTTTTAGCGCAGCCGCTGCGGATGCCGCTACATCTCGCTTTCTCCTGCGACGAGGAGGTTGGCTGTCTGGGTGTGCGCTCGCTGGTGGCCCACCTCAGCGCATCGCCGGAAAAGCCCGCGCTCTGCATAATCGGCGAGCCCACGGCAATGCGCCCGGTTTACGGTCATAAAGGCAAAGTGGCGATGCGCTGTCAGGTGCGCGGCCGCGCCTGTCATTCCGCCTATGCGCCAGAGGGCGTTAACGCCATCGAACAGGCGGCGCAGCTAATTGGCCATATCGCCAGCGTCAGCGAGTCGCTGCGGCAGACGCAGGATGCGCGGTTCAATCCGCCGTTCAGCACGCTGCAGGTCGGCACGATTCAGGGCGGGGCAGCGCTCAATATCGTGCCGCAGGATTGCCAGTTCGACTTTGAGCTGCGCACCCTGCCGGCGGCCGATGTTGATGGCGTGCTGGAGAATATCGCGGCCTTTGCGCGCGACCAGCTGCTGCCCGCGATGCGCGAGCGGGCGCCGGAGAGTGAGATTGCATTTCAGCCGCTGGGCGCCTATCCCGGCCTGTTGACCGATCCGCAGAGCGACTTCGCCCGCTGGCTGGCGCAGTGGAGCGGCAGCGACACCTTTTCCACCGTCGCCTTTGGCACGGAAGGGGGACTGTTCGACGAGATTGGCATTGCGACGCTGGTATGCGGTCCGGGGAGTATGGCACAGGGACATCAGGCGGACGAGTTTGTCGCTGTCGAGCAGCTTGAGCGCTGCATGAAGATGCTGGGCAATCTTTGCGACTGGATGCGCGCCGGTTAA